The following proteins are encoded in a genomic region of Pyricularia oryzae 70-15 chromosome 6, whole genome shotgun sequence:
- a CDS encoding tricarboxylate transporter, with amino-acid sequence MSSSSASPIASPPASASLSATLARPAVANSKTLQSEKKKISPVVSLVSGGIAGGVEAATTYPFEFAKTRAQLQPSGSRNPFAVLSQVARQDGFRSIYTGCSTLILGTTAKAGVRFLSFDSIKNVLKDEQGNLSPARGILAGMVAGAVESVVAVTPTERVKTALIDDAKSGKMQYKGGFHALTVMVRQQGISEVYRGLLSTTMKQSATSAVRMGSYNIIKEQIKKRDLPQNSAVTFGAGAIAGTITVYATQPFDTVKTRSQSARGAGTLEAFRSVISSSGVEGLWSGSTMRLGRLVLSGGIVFTVYEKVSGILTAGQ; translated from the exons ATGTCTTCATCATCCGCCTCCCCGATAGCATCTCCACCGGCTTCCGCCTCGTTAAGTGCGACGTTAGCGCGTCCTGCGGTTGCAAACAGCAAAACCTTgcagtcggaaaagaaaaagatttCACCAGTAGTATCTCTGGTATCAGGAGGCATTGCTGGCGGTGTAGAAGCTGCAACAACG TACCCGTTTGAGTTTGCAAAGACCAGGGCCCAACTACAGCCCAGCGGTTCCAGGAACCCCTTTGCGGTTCTTTCTCAGGTTGCCCGCCAAGATGGTTTCCGCTCCATCTACACTGGCTGCTCAACCTTGATCCTG GGCACGACGGCCAAAGCTGGTGTTCGCTTTTTGTCGTTCGACTCTATCAAAAATGTCCTGAAAGATGAGCAGGGAAACCTGTCCCCGGCTCGAGGCATCCTGGCAGGCATGGTGGCCGGCGCCGTGGAGAGTGTGGTGGCGGTGACACCAACAGAGAGGGTAAAAACAGCACT CATCGACGACGCCAAGTCCGGCAAGATGCAGTACAAGGGCGGATTCCACGCCCTGACGGTGATGGTCAGGCAGCAGGGCATCAGCGAGGTGTACCGCGGTCTCTTGTCGACCACCATGAAGCAGTCGGCCACTTCGGCCGTCCGCATGGGGTCATACAACATCATCAAGGAGCAGATCAAGAAGCGAGACCTGCCGCAGAACAGCGCCGTCACCTTTGGCGCGGGAGCCATTGCTGGCACCATCACGGTCTATGCGACACAGCCTTTCGACACCGTCAAGACCAGGTCTCAGTCTGCGCGCGGCGCTGGGACTTTGGAGGCCTTTAGGAGCGTCATCTCTTCCAGTGGCGTCGAGGGCTTGTGGAGCGGAAGCACCATGAGGTTGGGTCGATTGGTATTGAGTGGTGGAATAGTCTTTACCGTGTACGAAAAGGTTTCTGGCATTCTTACTGCAGGGCAATAA
- a CDS encoding methylitaconate delta2-delta3-isomerase, giving the protein MAVTPHRRVRRSIPAVMMRAGTSKGLFLHRKDLPASESEWAAPLLAAMGSKYDDARQIDGVGGASSVTSKVAVVAPSSRPGVDVDYTFVQVAVGKESIDLTGNCGNMCSGVGPFAIQEGLVVPKPGEQFVDVRIFNTNTERLIVETVEIDEDGCVVEDGSFRIPGVKGPGSEIKVAFVEPAGSMTGKLFPSGRRAESMQVDEVAGLPAFTVDVTLIDAANPFVVVDAETLPAEVQTQARDSPLSLEVAEAIRRRGAVLMGLADSVEAAGRVRGTPKLAYVSAPPPASAYNHGSTIIDDLPTTASPDIVVCAYSMGKPHPSLQLTGGVCLSSAVAVEGTVAHRLSQRSSKGKTPTGHELPPTPERTPSPPSSVVDEDLNSSPAEAQGISKRQIRLQHGSGVMEVETWTRPDAEQGLAIDRCIVSRTARRLFEGKVLYHMS; this is encoded by the coding sequence ATGGCCGTGACCCCACACCGCAGGGTCCGCCGCTCCATACCGGCCGTCATGATGCGCGCCGGTACCTCCAAGGGCCTCTTCCTACACCGAAAAGACCTCCCGGCCTCGGAGTCAGAATGGGCCGCCCCTCTACTGGCCGCCATGGGCTCAAAGTATGACGACGCCCGCCAGATcgacggcgtcggcggcgccaGCAGCGTTACTTCAAAGGTTGCCGTCGTGGCCCCCTCCAGCCGGCCGGGTGTCGACGTCGACTACACCTTTGTCCAGGTCGCCGTCGGCAAGGAGAGCATCGACCTGACGGGCAACTGCGGCAACATGTGCTCCGGCGTGGGCCCGTTTGCCATCCAGGAGGGCCTGGTCGTCCCGAAACCAGGCGAGCAGTTTGTCGACGTGCGCATCTTCAACACAAACACCGAGAGGCTGATCGTCGAGACGGTCGAGATCGACGAGGACGGCTGCGTTGTCGAGGACGGCAGCTTCCGCATCCCCGGCGTCAAGGGCCCCGGCAGTGAGATCAAGGTCGCCTTTGTCGAGCCGGCCGGCAGCATGACCGGCAAGCTGTTCCCCAGCGGCAGGCGGGCAGAGAGCATGCAGGTCGACGAGGTGGCCGGCCTGCCGGCTTTCACGGTGGACGTGACGCTCATCGACGCGGCCAACCCCTTTGTCGTTGTCGATGCCGAGACGCTCCCCGCGGAGGTGCAGACGCAGGCACGGGACTCGCCGCTTTCACTAGAGGTGGCCGAGGCCATCCGTCGGCGCGGTGCGGTCCTCATGGGCCTGGCTGATAGCGTAGAGGCCGCTGGGCGGGTGCGCGGCACGCCAAAGTTGGCATACGTATccgcaccaccaccagcatcCGCATACAACCACGGCAGCACAATAATAGATGACTTGCCAACCACCGCTTCACCAGACATAGTGGTCTGCGCCTACAGCATGGGCAAGCCACACCCCAGCCTGCAGCTCACAGGCGGCGTGTGTCTGTCCAGCGCCGTCGCCGTGGAGGGCACGGTCGCGCACCgactttctcaaagatcCAGCAAGGGCAAGACGCCAACGGGTCACGAGCTACCCCCGACCCCAGAGAGGACGCCGAGCCCGCCGTCCTCGGTCGTCGACGAGGATCTCAACAGCTCGCCGGCGGAGGCGCAGGGCATCAGCAAGCGGCAGATCCGGCTCCAGCACGGCAGCGGCGTCATGGAGGTGGAGACGTGGACTCGCCCCGACGCCGAGCAAGGGCTGGCGATAGATAGGTGCATCGTGTCGAGGACGGCGAGGAGGTTGTTTGAGGGCAAGGTTCTGTATCATATGTCATAA
- a CDS encoding endoglucanase family 5 glycoside hydrolase, giving the protein MRYSASTRIETSSAGRSIAIVAASHFSPNDREFCVNRLAMSNGILRVAGDQVVDGKGNPVILRGAGLGGWMKMENFITGFPGQERQHRAAMLEVLGQEKYDFFFDKFLEYFFTDADAQFFASLGLNCIRIPFNYRHFEDDMNPGVLKSSGFKHLDRVIDICAKHNIYTILDLHSLPGGQNPSWHSDNVSAYAAFWDFKEFQDRVVWLWEQLAHHYKGNPWIAGYNPINEPADEKHARLPAFYDRLDVAIRKIDPDHILYLDGNTFSIEWKHFDRVIPNSVYALHDYSLMGFPMGDRYKGTPEQLQKLESQFLRKAKFQHEHSVPIWNGEFGPVYEDPAKNPDAEEINSERYALLGAQLNVYDKHAIPWSIWLYKDVGFQGMVYTDPKSKYMRTIGSFLEKKRRLNLDAWGRSPNPELEALVAPLVAWIDSNAPAAKHVYPTTWDTTRHVYRSVMEIFVSGSFSIEFAKLFEGMGFEELEECARSFAFENCVQREGLNRIMSEHAVLTASKAT; this is encoded by the exons ATGCGTTATTCTGCTTCTACTCGGATTGAGACCTCCTCAGCCGGTCGATCTATTGCTATTGTAGCCGCGAGCCACTTCTCcccaaacgatcgtgaaTTCTGTGTTAATCGACTTGCGATGTCGAATGGTATTCTTCGGGTGGCTGGCGACCAAGTGGTCGATGGCAAAGGCAATCCGGTCATCCTCCGCGGTGCTGGCTTGGGAGGATGGATGAAAATGGAAAACTTCATTACCGGGTTTCCTG GCCAGGAACGACAGCATCGGGCGGCCATGCTCGAGGTGCTAGGACAAGAGAAGTACGACTTCTTTTTCGACAAGTTTCTCGAAT ACTTCTTCACTGATGCCGATGCCCAATTCTTTGCATCACTGGGCTTGAACTGTATCCGCATCCCGTTCAACTACAGACACTTCGAGGATGACATGAACCCAGGTGTCTTGAAGAGCAGCGGTTTCAAGCATCTTGACCGGGTGATAGACATA TGTGCCAAACACAACATCTATACGATTTTGGACTTGCACAGCCTCCCGGGAGGCCAGAACCCAAGCTGGCACTCAGACAACGTCTCCGCCTATGCTGCTTTCTGGGACTTCAAAGAGTTTCAGGACCGTGTGGTGTGGCTTTGGGAACAGCTTGCCCATCATTACAAAGGCAACCCGTGGATAGCAGGATACAACCCCATCAATGAGCCGGCTGATGAAAAACACGCGCGCCTCCCAGCGTTTTACGACAGGCTCGATGTTGCGATCCGTAAAATTGACCCAGACCATATTCTCTACCTGGATGGCAACACCTTCTCGATTGAGTGGAAACACTTTGATCGCGTGATCCCCAACTCAGTGTACGCTTTGCACGACTACAGTCTCATGGGCTTTCCCATGGGGGATCGCTACAAAGGAACCCCGGAGCAGCTCCAGAAACTTGAGAGCCAGTTCCTGCGCAAGGCCAAATTCCAACACGAACACTCTGTTCCCATTTGGAACGGAGAGTTTGGCCCTGTCTACGAAGATCCTGCAAAGAACCCCGACGCCGAAGAGATCAACTCAGAGCGCTACGCACTCCTCGGCGCTCAGCTGAATGTCTATGACAAACATGCTATACCATGGAGCATTTGGCTCTACAAAGACGTCGGGTTCCAGGGCATGGTCTATACTGATCCAAAGAGCAAATACATGCGCACCATTGGCTCATTCCTAGAGAAGAAGCGCCGACTCAATTTGGACGCCTGGGGCCGATCTCCGAACCCAGAACTCGAGGCCTTGGTAGCTCCGCTGGTTGCCTGGATTGACAGTAACGCACCTGCCGCGAAACATGTGTATCCGACGACATGGGATACGACTCGGCACGTTTACCGGTCTGTGATGGAGATATTTGTCTCGGGAAGCTTTTCCATCGAGTTTGCGAAGCTCTTCGAGGGCATGGGCTTTGAAGAGCTTGAGGAATGTGCACGCAGCTTCGCCTTTGAGAATTGCGTGCAGCGGGAAGGTCTGAACCGCATCATGAGCGAGCATGCTGTGCTTACTGCCTCGAAAGCTACCTAG
- a CDS encoding 2,2-dialkylglycine decarboxylase produces MSGQPAFPAPTRTGLCSAGRTGHRQNVDSLAGFIMESILSTGGIVPPKGYLKRVTEECRKRGRVLFQAIETTSDAVAKAPGPELGQAVWGRALKLGLSCNVVNWPGMGGVFRLAPLIAVTEDD; encoded by the exons ATGTCCGGACAGCCCGCCTTCCCCGCTCCTACGCGTACCGGTCTGTGTTCTGCCGGCAGGACGGGTC ACCGCCAAAATGTGGACTCCCTGGCCGGCTTCATCATGGAGTCCATCCTGTCCACCGGCGGGATCGTCCCGCCCAAGGGTTACCTGAAGAGAGTGACAGAAGAGTGCAGGAAGCGCGGTAGGGTTTTGTTCCAAGCCATCGAGACTACATCCGACGCCGTTGCCAAGGCTCCAGGGCCTGAGCTGGGGCAAGCCGTTTGGGGCAGGGCGCTCAAGCTTGGTCTCTCGTGCAACGTGGTCAACTGGCCTGGTATGGGTGGTGTGTTCCGACTGGCCCCTCTGATCGCAGTCACTGAGGATGATTGA
- a CDS encoding MFS transporter, with the protein MSNTPSGDSHDDISKAGIQGDVEQVEQKQAQERSLTPKEIQGQFNMLRDLSDTEMETLNKTVLRKVDWHLMPAITMMFLMCYLDRINVSNARLAGMQEDLHMSDTIWNLGISTFYIGYLFGQLPGNLWLAKASPRFFLPCVMLAWSVCTICTPALTNGAGFAAIRFFTGLAEAPFFPGITLMTSSWYTKHENPTRMAIWHAGNTISNIISGFLAAGILTTMSGIAGLHSWQWFFLIEGIASIVVALVAMFVLPDYPHNTRFLSEQEREMAQYRVLCSNGGRDEGIGGTWDGVKEAVKDPFTWIFCLMHFALVTAQSFKDFFPSIVKTFNFGELTTYFIQAPPYAFAYAFACACAWSSGRRQESFWHVVVPIIGSAVGCAVLISTENVGARYFGLFLLISGTYNGLNLQLSWETTLVPAPRSKKAALIAIANCISQTSHWFSPYFWPRAHEPFYRLGGGLVLVGCLFVVVSAWLAKWRAIKLNKKLDEAEGWSEHSGVEKGWRYVT; encoded by the exons ATGAGTAACACACCAAGCGGCGATAGCCACGATGACATCTCCAAGGCGGGCATCCAGGGGGATGTAGAGCAGGTCGAGCAGAAGCAGGCGCAGGAGCGCTCGCTTACACCCAAAGAGATTCAGGGGCAGTTCAACATGCTTCGCGACTTGAGCGATACAGAGATGGAGACTCTGAACAAGACGGTTCTCAGAAAGGTCGACTGGCACCTGATGCCAGCCATTACCATGATGTTTCTCATGTG CTACCTCGACCGCATCAACGTCTCCAACGCAAGGCTTGCGGGCATGCAGGAGGACCTCCACATGTCGGACACCATCTGGAACCTTGGAATTTCTACCTTTTATATCGGCTATCTATTTGGTCAGCTTCCTGGAAACTTgtggctggccaaggccagcCCGAGGTTTTTCTTGCCCTGCGTCATGTTGGCCTGGAGTGTGTGCACGATTTGCACCCCGGCCTTGACCAA TGGTGCGGGTTTTGCCGCCATCCGCTTCTTCACCGGATTGGCTGAAGCCCCTTTCTTTCCCGGTATCACTTTGA TGACTTCTTCGTGGTACACCAAGCACGAGAACCCCACGCGCATGGCCATCTGGCACGCCGGCAACACCATCTCCAACATCATCTCGGGTTTCCTCGCGGCCGGCATCTTGACCACCATGAGCGGAATCGCCGGGCTGCACTCTTGGCAGTGGTTCTTCCTCATTGAGGGCATCGCCTCCATCGTCGTCGCCCTGGTCGCCATGTTCGTCCTGCCCGACTACCCGCACAATACGCGGTTCCTCAGCGAGCAGGAGCGCGAGATGGCACAGTACCGCGTGCTCTGCTCCAACGGAGGCAGGGACGAGGGCATCGGCGGGACCTGGGATGGTGTCAAGGAGGCCGTCAAGGATCCCTTTACCTGGATCTTTTGCCTCATGCACTTTGCCCTGGTCACGGCGCAGAGCTTCAAGGATTTCTTCCCATCC ATTGTCAAAACCTTCAACTTTGGCGAGCTCACAACCTACTTCATCCAGGCGCCGCCCTACGCCTTTGCCTACGCCTTCGCCTGCGCGTGCGCCTGGTCCTCGGGCCGCCGCCAAGAGTCCTTTTGGCACGTGGTCGTGCCCATCATCGGCAGCGCGGTGGGCTGCGCCGTGCTCATCTCGACCGAGAACGTGGGCGCCCGCTACTTTGGCCTGTTCCTGCTCATCTCGGGCACGTACAACGGCCTGAACCTGCAGCTGTCCTGGGAGACGACGCTGGTGCCGGCGCCCCGCAGCAAAAAGGCCGCGCTGATCGCCATCGCAAACTGCATCAGCCAGACCAGCCACTGGTTCAGCCCTTACTTTTGGCCCCGCGCCCACGAGCCCTTTTACcgtctcggcggcggcttggTGCTGGTCGGCTGCCTGTTCGTCGTCGTCTCTGCCTGGCTGGCCAAGTGGCGTGCCATCAAGCTCAACAAGAAGCTGGACGAGGCCGAGGGATGGTCCGAGCACTCTGGTGTCGAGAAGGGATGGAGATATGTCACTTAA
- a CDS encoding elongation factor 3: MSSKENAQSLKVLDELMQKLTISKEADAIKESSNALATFLNGRIEDCDTPTKTIENLKKQLGNKKDAAVREKALCAIQAIAQHSNVSPHVEPFLVVLLPSVFAAAGDKITSVKNAALAAASAIAEAINPNAVKATLPHLIESLQNAQKWPEKIAVLDFIETLVRTAPAQTALRVPDLIPVVGDAMWDTKKEVKEHAYKIMEKICSLIVNRDIERFIPELIKCIAKPENVPETVHLLGATTFVTEVTEPTLALMVPLLERGLQERETAIKRKAAVIVDNMCKLVDDPNIVAAFLPRLMPNLQKNFENMADPEAREKTKQGLDTLTRVGNVVDGKIPERRNDGDVATVAAHVRDALSSEKDAKAEKFAPVIEYIAAVGGQLVDEKEVDAPAWATALKPYVSVIVGDAKADSVVETLRKKASPGLADAEEEEADDEEGEDLCNCTFSLAYGAKILLNQTHLRLKRGQRYGLCGPNGSGKSTLMRAINNEQVEGFPKQSEVKTVFVEHDLDSADTEMTTIDWTMKKLEEAKVSVTREDVVKRLNEFGFTDSMVSGEITALSGGWKMKLALCRAVFEAPDILLLDEPTNHLDVKNVKWLEEYLQNSPCTSIIVSHDSSFLDNVCQHIVHYERFKLKRYRGNLKEFVKKCPSAKSYYELGASEMEFTFPEPGFLEGVKTKAKAILRATKMDFQYPGTSKPQISDITFQCSLGSRIAVIGPNGAGKSTLINVLTGELIPTAGEIYQHENIRIAYIKQHAFAHIDNHLDSTPSEYIQWRFQTGEDRETMDRANKIITEEDEKAMDKVFKVDGTQRRVIGINARRKFKNSYEYECTFALGENIGMKNERWVPMMSADNAWLPRSELLASHQKMVAEVDMKEALASGQFRPLVRKEIESHCANFGLDAELVSHSRMRGLSGGQRVKVVLAACSWQRPHLIVLDEPTNYLDRDSLGALSKALKKFEGGVIIITHSSEFTKDLTEEVWAVVDGKMTPSGHNWVQGQGSGPRLKADDGEEEEKFDAMGNKIVSTKKAKKLTSAEARKKKKERMARRKRGEEVFSDEDE; encoded by the exons ATGTCTTCCAAGGAAAACGCCCAGTCCCTCAAGGTTTTGGACGAGCTCATGCAGAAGCTCACCATCTCCAAGGAGGCTGACGCTATCAAGGAGTCTTCCAATGCTCTCGCCACTTTCCTGAACGGTCGCATTGAGGACTGCGACACTCCCACCAA GACCATCGAGAACCTCAAGAAGCAGCTCGGCAACAAGAAGGATGCCGCGGTTCGCGAGAAGGCTCTTTGCGCCATCCAGGCCATCGCCCAACACTCCAATGTCTCGCCTCACGTCGAGCCATTCTTGGTTGTCCTTCTGCCCAGCGTGTTCGCCGCTGCCGGCGACAAGATCACCTCTGTCAAGAACGCAGCACTTGCTGCCGCTTCTGCCATTGCTGAGGCAATCAACCCCAACGCCGTCAAGGCCACCCTTCCTCACCTGATTGAGTCCCTCCAGAACGCCCAGAAGTGGCCCGAAAAGATTGCTGTTCTCGACTTCATCGAGACTCTTGTCAGGACCGCCCCCGCCCAGACTGCCCTTCGTGTCCCCGACCTCATCCCCGTCGTTGGCGATGCTATGTGGGACACCAAGAAGGAGGTCAAGGAGCATGCCTACAAGATCATGGAGAAGATTTGCAGCTTGATTGTCAACAGGGATATCGAGCGCTTCATTCCTGAGCTCATCAAGTGTATCGCCAAGCCCGAGAACGTCCCCGAGACCGTCCACCTGTTGGGTGCCACCACTTTCGTCACGGAGGTCACTGAGCCCACCCTGGCCCTGATGGTTCCTCTTCTGGAGCGTGGTCTTCAGGAGCGTGAAACTGCCATCAAGCGTAAGGCAGCTGTCATCGTCGACAACATGTGCAAGCTTGTCGACGACCCCAACATCGTCGCTGCCTTCCTTCCCCGCCTCATGCCCAACCTGCAGAAGAACTTCGAGAACATGGCCGACCCCGAGGCTCGTGAGAAGACCAAGCAGGGTCTTGACACTCTTACCCGCGTCGGTAACGTTGTTGACGGCAAGATCCCCGAGCGCCGCAACGACGGTGACGTTGCTACCGTTGCCGCCCACGTCCGTGACGCTCTTTCCAGCGAGAAGGACGCTAAGGCTGAGAAGTTCGCTCCCGTCATTGAGTACATTGCCGCTGTTGGTGGTCAGCTCGTCGACGAGAAGGAGGTTGATGCCCCTGCCTGGGCTACTGCCCTCAAGCCTTACGTCAGCGTCATTGTTGGCGATGCCAAGGCCGACAGCGTTGTCGAGACTCTCCGCAAGAAGGCTTCCCCCGGCCTTGCTGatgccgaggaggaggaggctgacgacgaggagggtgAGGACCTGTGCAACTGCACGTTCTCGCTCGCCTACGGTGCCAAGATTCTTCTCAACCAGACCCATCTCCGTCTCAAGCGTGGCCAGCGTTACGGTCTTTGCGGCCCCAACGGTTCCGGAAAGTCCACCCTCATGCGCGCCATCAACAACGAGCAGGTCGAGGGTTTCCCCAAGCAGAGCGAGGTCAAGACCGTCTTCGTCGAGCACGACCTTGACTCTGCTGACACTGAGATGACCACCATCGACTGGACCATGAAGAAGCTGGAGGAGGCCAAGGTCTCGGTTACCCGCGAGGACGTCGTCAAGCGCCTCAACGAGTTCGGTTTCACCGACTCCATGGTTTCTGGTGAGATCACCGCTCTTTCCGGTGGTTGGAAGATGAAGCTGGCTCTGTGCCGTGCCGTCTTCGAGGCTCCTGATATTCTGTTGCTCGACGAGCCCACCAACCACTTGGACGTGAAGAACGTCAAGTGGCTTGAGGAGTACCTCCAGAACTCCCCTTGCACCTCCATCATCGTGTCGCACGACTCCAGCTTCCTCGACAACGTCTGCCAGCACATCGTTCACTACGAGCGTTTCAAGCTCAAGCGTTACCGTGGTAACCTGAAGGAGTTCGTCAAGAAGTGCCCCTCGGCCAAGTCTTACTACGAGCTCGGTGCCTCTGAGATGGAGTTCACCTTCCCCGAGCCCGGTTTCCTCGAGGGTGTCAAgaccaaggccaaggccatTCTCCGTGCCACCAAGATGGACTTCCAGTACCCTGGTACCTCCAAGCCCCAGATCAGCGACATCACCTTCCAGTGCTCTCTTGGTTCCCGTATTGCCGTCATTGGTCCCAACGGTGCCGGAAAGTCTACTCTCATCAACGTCCTGACTGGTGAGCTTATCCCCACTGCTGGTGAGATCTACCAGCACGAGAACATCCGTATCGCCTACATCAAGCAGCACGCTTTCGCCCACATCGACAACCACTTGGACAGCACTCCTTCCGAGTACATCCAGTGGCGTTTCCAGACTGGTGAGGACCGTGAGACCATGGACCGTGCCAACAAGATCATCACCGAGGAGGACGAGAAGGCCATGGACAAGGTCTTCAAGGTCGACGGTACCCAACGCCGCGTCATCGGCATCAACGCCCGTAGAAAGTTCAAGAACtcgtacgagtacgagtGCACGTTCGCTCTGGGTGAGAACATTGGCATGAAGAACGAGCGCTGGGTCCCCATGATGTCGGCAGACAACGCCTGGCTCCCTCGTTCGGAGCTGCTCGCTTCCCACCAGAAGATGGTTGCCGAGGTCGACATGAAGGAGGCTCTTGCCTCTGGTCAGTTCCGTCCTCTGGTCCGTAAGGAGATTGAGAGCCACTGCGCCAACTTTGGTCTCGACGCCGAGCTGGTTTCTCACTCGCGCATGCGTGGTCTGTCTGGTGGACAGCGTGTCAAGGTCGTCCTTGCCGCCTGCTCGTGGCAGCGTCCTCACTTGATCGTTCTTGATGAGCCTACCAACTACTTGGACCGTGACTCTCTCGGTGCCCTGTCCAAGGCGCTCAAGAAGTTCGAGGGTGGTGTCATCATCATTACTCACTCGTCTGAGTTCACCAAGGACCTGACTGAGGAGGTCTGGGCTGTCGTTGACGGCAAGATGACGCCTTCCGGCCACAACTGGGTGCAGGGCCAGGGCTCTGGTCCCCGCctcaaggccgacgacggcgaggaggaggagaagttCGATGCCATGGGCAACAAGATTGTCAGCACcaagaaggccaagaagcttACCAGCGCCGAGGCCcgtaagaagaagaaggagcgTATGGCCAGGAGGAAGCGTGGTGAGGAGGTTTtcagcgacgaggacgagtaa